A window of Pseudophryne corroboree isolate aPseCor3 chromosome 1, aPseCor3.hap2, whole genome shotgun sequence genomic DNA:
acgggcgtggtataataatttcagctcgctacccccagggtagcgagggagccctaaccctttacgcagctaaacctgattactatgtacgcaatatgcgcgataatcgGGATCACTTTAGAAATGAGATTGGGcgcgatatatcatttgaataccgcccaatgtgtcTATATACAGGCATTCCAGCTAAGCTTAATTTAATTGTTCTGTTCTTGCTGATACTTTGTTTTCTAATACATAATGTAGTTTTATTAGAAACATCTGTGTTGTGTGTGGCTTTATCATGATCTCCAGTTTTCTGGATGAACAAATTAATATGTACATATTTTTCAGACCTCTGACAGTGAGCCCACTGAAAAGGATGCCTTACAGCCAGGGCGGAATATCATTGCAGCAGGTTATGCCTTGTATGGAAGTGCTACAATGCTGGTCCTAGCTACTGAGTGTGGTGTGAATTGCTTCATGCTAGACCCTGTAAGTTTTAATCCAGATCAGATCTGTACTATTGTTAACAGGGAGTTTCATTTTTCAGATGTAATTACTTATGTTTGTTCCCTTTCTAGGCTATTGGAGAATTCATCTTAGTCGATAAAAATGTTAAAATTAAACCACGAGGCAATATTTACAGTCTTAACGAAGGCTATGCAAAATACTTTGATGCAGCAGTTACAGAGTATCTCCAGAAGAAGAAGTTCCCACAAGTAAGTGCACAGTTACCAACATTTTAAAATCCAGAGAGTTTCAGGGCATCTAGTTGCAGAGTAGTTACATCTGGCATTGGGTTGCTATTTGGGTATACAGTGCCCATCATGACATGTTCAACTGAACTAGTTTTTACTGCTTAAATATTCCTCTCCATTAAATAATATATTACAAATTGCAGGAACCGACACTGATAATCACATCTTATATACAGAATATGATGAACTGTATGGTACAGTTGATCAATATTGAGAAAGAGGGAGGTTTCCAGGGACTCTGTTGTACAAGTGTGGAACTGTACTATCTTTATATCTTTTTATTCACTAGCTTATGCAATACCTGGCAGCATGTAATTCCCGTTGTGCCCAAACTTGCAAGTTGGCTTAAACAATGGCACAATCAAAAGGGTGTGTGGCGTACAGGTGTGCACAGCCAAGTGTTCTTTCCCTGGGTCCATACATAGCCAATATGCTATCAGGCTGAAATTTGCCCTGTTTCTTGCAAAAAAACTAACAAACAAAACCTGGAATAAATGAAACAATACTAGTACTTGTCTTTATGTGCATATAAATACATATTAGCATATCACTGTTTATAGCAGCCCTGCATTGTGTATATGTCCTGAGTCCTGACATACCTTTTACTATCTGTGTGTTGCTTGTATTCTAAAGAAGTGAAAAACAAACTTGGCCTTTATTGAACTTCTGCCATAGTTTAAATACGTCTGTATATTTTTGTGTTTCTAAAAAATTACAATATTTTTAATGCTTATATTGATCCTATCCtgaagtgtttgtgtgtgtgtgtgtgtgtgtgtgtgtgtgtgtgtgtgtgtgttttatattaCCAAAGTTGTATCACTTTAATATTACAGGATGGCCGCTCACCATATGGAGGAAGATATGTTGGATCAATGGTGGCTGATGTTCACCGAACATTAGTATATGGAGGAATTTTCCTGTACCCTGCAAACTCAAAGAGCCCAAAGGGAAAGGTAAAAATGATTACTTGCTGGCACTCCTATATAGAAAAGACAAGACATTCATAGACACAGCAGGAGGATATACTTTCACATTTTGAAGAAAAGTAaagattacctttttttttttttttttttttttttgaaaacctAATATTTGTCCCTCAACAGTAGCACATGCCTTACAGAAACATCAAACAATACTTTTGTTATTAAGGTAACATCTGGTACATGGTATCCTGATGGAAGATAGACCATCTGGTGTCAATAGGCCAACATCAGATGGTCGACAGTTAATTAGGTctaaagggtcaaaaggtcgatagttaaatggtcaacacaaaaaaggttgacgcaTGGTTTTTTATGACtgttagggataggcacttggGGGAGAGTGAGTTGGGTTGCCAGAGGGTACGGTACAGGCACTagagggaaggctagggttaggtaccaggatgagagttagggttaggctgtggaaggggatggttaaggtGTAtagacacggtgcaatatgcactcaacttttcttacgattttgactatatacagtagtcaaaatcataaggaaacttagtgcatattgcaccgtgtgtatacagcttgcgatgccgatgcgcggttggcatcgcaagcaaaaatagtcaaaattgacttgcctgcacagtctatctcgtATAAAAGATAGCCAAAATCGgtatcacaagcacagtcatctttgcttgcgatgccgaccacagtccatgtcgcatagtgagaatccggcatagcccgaatctcaccgtgtgtatcgaCCTTTagagttaggcagtagggggagtgttaggtttaaggTTCGTgataaaataacattaaaaaatatGTTGATACATCAATGTATCTGCTGCAATCCAGTCCGTTTTCCAGAATGCAGTTTGGACGTCCTCAATACACTGTGACTCCCCAGCTCCTCCACCACTGTGATACGGGTGTGTATCACCATACCAATGGTGGAATCCTGGCAATGAGATGCCCGGGAGGGAATGGGGGGgagtgagtgcaacaaagcccctatgCGGACTCTgattcacaggttctattcctactctatgggtttcgtggacgagtgggaatagtccctgttaatcagcttgccgactgtcgggattgtagtTGGGGGGGGGCGTTGGGTGATAAAACTGAGACAGAGAGTGAGTGAATATAGCGCCAGTCAACCTGCTTGAGATCCAGACAGAATTGAGCGTACACCCCAAGTAGAAGCAGTGGCCCTCTGTCACGCTTGTGTTTGTTTGTGGAACCAGTGTTAGGGAAAGGTCTGTATAGGTATCTGGAGGTTTGTAGATAGAGCTGGCAGGTCTGAGGAGACCTCCTGGCATGAGTAAAGGTGCCTCCCTGATCGGGAAtcaaacccaggtctcagcagagaGATGTCAGATTgtatccactagaccaccagggacttcGGTGTTGGTGATAGGATGATATATGTGGTAGAGAAGTGTGTAGCAGTGGTTTGACCAGGCTCATATtggattattactgtagatatgaagGACACACTCCTTACTTGATAACTTAGATAGCCGGATGCTTGAGTGGCAGAACTCAGAGTATTGACCAGGCTTAAACTGGGTTGTCTCTATAGTCCATAATCCGGGAGCACTCGGATGATAGCAGGATTGAATGCAGACCAAACACCGGGATGGATGGTAGCTGTGGATAACCAGGATCGGAATCATCTGTGTAGTATGAATGAACTGGAATGACCTGTGTAGCTAGAGATGTAGTTTGCACAGGTGTAGAGTGGGATCAGGAGTTTGTGAAGCATATAGAAACATAACTGCACCAGCAAGATATTAAATAAATGCAACAGGAGCACAGCTTTATCTTCATTCAGTTATGACTAAGATAGACATTGTACCAGCGATGACTGGGAGCCAGAGGCTAGAATATATATACCCCAGGACTGGCCAGGATTGGCTGAATAGCTTCAGGTGGTACAGAGTAGCTCAGGCTGGCTAGTGATTGTTAAATTGAAGAATAAACCGCGCTAATGATTTGTAATGTGTTTAGCAGCTCCTTCAATAAATGCAAATAGGCTAGCTGTTGGGAGCGCTTGAAATAATATTAAAAACAATATGAATGCAATACCTTTGGGGAAAAAAGGGTTAGTATATTGTATGCAGCTCTTAATAGAAGTTTTTTGTAAAACTGGTACTCCGTGCATAGGATTGCGGGTTCCGTTTGTATTACTGGAGGCTGGAGCCGCGTGTAAGTTAGCGGGGTGCCGGGAGCTTGCTAACTGTCCCTAAACCTCACTAACCTCTCGCGGCTGTGTTCCTCCTGCTGGTTGAGTCCCTTGATCTTCCGGGTGCTTCGGAGCGATGCGGCCAGCCGCGTATCTCACTGTCGGGTGGCGCAGCACCCTGAGGTCACTGAGTGTCCTGTGCACGGCTTCTTTGCGGGCGCCCAATGCGTTTTGAGCTTTCCAGCCCTAGGATACCGCCCCTGATCTTGGGTCTCTAATTTATAGTTAGTTAAAGTCTTTGTTTTACAAAAAACAGGTATTGCATTTATATGGTTTTTAATATTATTTCAATCACTCCCAACATCTAACCTTCTATTAGCTAGTTATTGGCCAGATTGCGGTCAGGTGATTGGGACAGCGGTGCTCTAGGCCTGGCTGGCTGTGGACTGCGGCCTAACAGACCAGATACATCGCATCCTTGGGGTTGATAGTGGATGCATGTACTGTGCCCAGAGTCGGCAACTGAGAGGTGCAGTAAGTGACCAAATGGCGGGTAACAAACCTGGGTTGTGACACCCTCCAAGATATCCCACCCCTAGGCTGTCACTTGACCCTGGCCAGGCCTCCCACCCAGGGCCGGCATgtgcttaatttttttggtaagcaaatatagattttggcgAGCCTTGATAAGATAAACTTTTTAAAGGGACAGCGCGCACCAAAGGTTTGCactgcaaaaaagggtgtggtctcacaaggaaggggcatgtccacactATAGTCCTCCCAAggacacagggagatagtgggtgacagggacatggTTGGTGTCTGGGCAggaaggagtgacagggagacattgggtgactgAAGAGGCAGaacgacagagagatagtgggtgaattgggaggcaggggtgacaggaacacAGTAAAGCCTATACTTATTATACTGACCCCACATGCAGCACTGAGACATCCCCATGTGTAGGAAGGGTCACATAGCATGTATTACATCCGTGGCTGACCCGCCTGGCATCTATAGGGAgccaggtgacagggggaggagagtgGATTAGTCTAGTGGTGGTAGGGGGTTGTGGTGGATTAGCCTgctgacagggagaggaggggggattagtttaGTGGGAGGAGGGGGAGATTAGTTTGGTGAGAGCAGGGCGATTAGCGTGTGAAACTGTCAAGATTAGCCTctggacagggggaggaggggggtttagTCTGGTAAAGTGAGGGAGTGGGGGAGAGGTTAGCCTGATGACGGGGAGGAGGTGGGAATTAGTACGGTGAGgtagggggattagcctggtgacgggGAGGAGGGAGGAATGGCCGGGTGACAGAGGGTGAATGGGGGATTAGTGTGGTGAAACTATGAAGATTAGCCTCTTGACAGCGGAAGATGGGGGATTAGTCTGGTAAGGGGGGGTGGCGATTATCCTGATGACAGGGTTAGGAGATAGGGTTTAGTctggtgaaaggggggggggggggagggtttagcctggtgacagggggaagaGGGAAACGTTGCCTAGTCATGGGGAGGTGGGATTAGTCTGGTGGGGGGTGGTTTAGCCTGGTAACAGGGGGATGTGGGAGGATCAGTCTGGTGAGGGGGGGGAGAATGGGGAATTGCAGGCACTTTCACTTGTGCTTTTGCCACATAATGCAGAGCTATGGGTTATGTAATATATTCTGTATATTACCTGCCGCTGAGCTGGGTCCCTGTCTGATGGTGACTCTGTTAATGCAGAAATGGGGCACCAGGGTATCTGACCTCCCAGCACCAGACACAGGATGGTGATACAATGTATCTGGGCCACAATTGCTGCAAGCCGAAAGTGATAGTAACACGGGAGGCCCGGCCTTCCACAGCCACCAATCACTGAACAGCCACAGCTGTCCTGCTCGGCATCTAGAAGGAGCTGTGACTGAGAGAAAAGGGTACACTTCGGGGGCCACCAGAGTCTGTGATGCATCATGGGCATCCGTGTAGGTTGGTAGCGTGGTTCAGGGTGCCCGGCGCCCTCCTCACTGGATACCCGGCGTAATGGTCGACCTGGCCCTACTCCCACCCATCCTCAAACACAGGGTGGACAAGGAGTCACAGAGGCAGCATCTGAAGAGAACAGAGACCATAGAACTTGTGTGAGGATAGGGACCGGGGGTAGTATTTCATGTTATTAGGGATTAAGGGTATTATCTGAGTGAGGATCAGCACCGGGAACTGTATATAAGGAATAATCCTGGCGGATGGGGTCCAGGAGTattatctaaagctgggtacacattagacaacaGGCAATCAATGCAATgtcgttaacgatttcccttggGAGTCCCAGACaagcaatatagggcctaattcaccaTGGAACGCATCTATGGTGCGTTTTATGGCCAATTTGTGTGTTTTTCATGACATTGATGTTAAGCAATCACTGTCTCTATCGGATACAAATTAtattccggcagacaggatgccatgCCTGAAGACATAAAGCATACCTCAGCTCATCTATTTGCTGGCCAGCACCGCTACAGAATGTGATTGGTGCATGCAAGCCTACAGTGATGCTGCAGTACACAGGGCCCTCCTTCTTTCATCCATACTCTGGTTAGTGCATCAGAGGAGGCGAGCCTACCATACTGCCATCACGAACAGCCCCCACTTATTTATTGGCTGCAGCAGCAACACTTATCTAAATGGACTGTTGCTTTTACCATCACTACAATCTAGGGTAACATACAAACCATATGTTTCCTATGTAGTTACTGTATACTTCATCTtcagaaatacttttttttttttttcttccttatagCTGAGGCTGTTGTACGAGTGCAATCCCATGGCATACATTATGGAGAAAGCTGGAGGAATGGCTACAAACGGACTGGAGAACGTGCTGGATATAGTTCCAGAAAGCATTCACCAGAGAATGCCCATAGCCCTGGGCTCTCCAGAAGACGTGCAAGAATACATTGAGATTTTCAAGAAACATGCCAAAAAATAAAAGCTGCTGGATTCAGTTCTGGGAAGGAGTCCCAGCAGGAATGCATTACACAGCTGTGACATTTGTCACTCAGGAAAACAACTTTCTTACTTTTATAGACAATGTCAGGTGTGGCTAAGAAACAtgaataaatatttttattaatcCCTGCTTTGATTCTTGTACATCACATGAGTTTTATAGGGGAATAAgtcacagcagaggttctcaaatgtgatCCTCCAGGCACCAAAACCTgggccattggggtgccttgaggacttccAAATTACGGGATAAAACAGAATGAGTGAAATGGTAATTAGAGGACAAAAAGAAAAAGACTAAAAGCAGCCAATGTATAATATTACCTTGGCTCCCTAGTGATTAGTAACATTCCAGACTCTCCGTTTACCGAAGAAAGATTACCCCGatgcactatgggcctgattcagccctGATCGCGATCAGGTaataactgtgcatgcaccgcaaagcACTCGCATGccggacaacaacaacaacaacaacaacaacgggcatagactatcagtgacaggatggtgcgaaagttTTATTagtacaggcgttcgcaaggtgatggacaggaagaggccatttgtgggtggcaactgaccgtttacaggcagtgtccggaaaaaacgcaggcgttaccaagcgttttcagggagggtgtgtgacggcagctccggcccagatcagcctgttgtgatcgcactgaatgcgtaagtcctgggctgcgcagacacttcacacagtggattttagcagctcggcgtacacatgtgattgcacacttgcacggcaaatttacagcCGAGTACAAATACCCTTAGTATTTTCCATTTACCTTTCATAACGTTCCACATAACAATAGGCACAGAGACATAATGTTAGGCTTTTTAACAGGGAAATACTCCATACTTCACCCTCATGCAGCAATGGGAGAGATCCCAAGCTGCAatatcatatattatatatatatatatatatatatatatatatatatatatatatataattaatatatatatatatatatatatatatatatatatatatataatatatatatatatatatatatatattagcacggCTAGGAAAGTTTTGTATGTTTTGATGCACCAGACAGTATAAAATAAAAGCCGTTACAGGCACAGGAAATTGCAGACACTGGGGCTGATTGAGAGTTGGGAGCTAAGCAAAAAGGACCTTGCAAaaatcatgttacactgcaggtggaacAGAATTAAATTATGCGAAGCTGTGTAATAATAAAGCTGTCAAACATTTGTGGGTGACATGAAAATACCATAAAGAAAAGCATTTCCTCCCCCTTACAGTGCAGATTGTTTTTTcccgccagaggcagaactctgggaggcaacggagtcatctcctgccgggctcctgctctgaaggggggctcctctcctcccattctgtgacaccattgaattaagttaattgatagatgtcgctgtcttttcagtggccgacttcctcactggtccctgcactttacaaatcacaccctctttattatactgaatatacacattttacaagtgtcatacacaggattagaaaccacaacctattacactggatgcggcaccttactgattaagctgtttgctcctgtataggaaatatgagaattctaactatatgaagttacttctctgacaattacacgtaactttatatagttagtattctcatgcttcctctacaggagtaaatggctccatcagtaaagtgtctgctgtcagtgtaacaggtcatgggttctaaacccgggtatgactgctaagaaatgtgtgattaaaaataagacaattaaatgtataaatacagtataaaatttttttttcagaacactccatatacacacacatatatatatatatatatatatatatatatatatatatatatatatatatatatatatatatatatatatatatatatataggccattTGGATTGATCATGTTAATTTTTACATCACTCCAATGGAGAGTGAAAGCGGTGCCCACATGTGTTTCTGGTGTCCCAATGAAAACGAGCAGGTGGGGCTGGTGTAAGGTCTTCAGGTGATGTAGATCAGCCTGAATTGAAAACTACTCTCATTTGAGTGGACCAGTGCGTGCCCGCTGCTGCAGCTCAACTATGTGAAACGAGCCGCGTCTATTTCCGGCGTTTGGAACGCATCGCGTACCACTTCTGGGTGGTGGAACGCAAGACGCGGCGGAGAATAAGCTCACAAAGGCTCTAGCATCTTGATTGTGGCTTTTGCAACCCTGGGGTGTGGATGGACGGCTAGCGCTGGGAGCCAGTGTACACTGAGAATTATACATTTGATTGAGGCGTTTTTTGCTGTATGGACCTACTTCCGGTCCGAGGGTGTATATATACTTCCGGGGCATGGATGTCCACAGCATGTTTTCTGGGAACACATGGCTGTCTCTGACATCTGGTAAGCACCCTTCTTGTGTAATTTGTGTTCAGTTGTGAGATTTGCACACTCTTTGAATTGCAAAACATCGTTC
This region includes:
- the LOC134894360 gene encoding fructose-1,6-bisphosphatase 1-like, coding for MTDQAPFDTDVLTMTRFVMEEGIKAKGTGEMTQLLNSLCTAIKAISSAVRKAGLAHLYGIAGTTNVTGDQVKKLDILSNDLVINLLKSSFSSCILVSEEDPHALIVEPEKRGKYIVCFDPLDGSSNIDCLASIGTIFAIYKKTSDSEPTEKDALQPGRNIIAAGYALYGSATMLVLATECGVNCFMLDPAIGEFILVDKNVKIKPRGNIYSLNEGYAKYFDAAVTEYLQKKKFPQDGRSPYGGRYVGSMVADVHRTLVYGGIFLYPANSKSPKGKLRLLYECNPMAYIMEKAGGMATNGLENVLDIVPESIHQRMPIALGSPEDVQEYIEIFKKHAKK